A single Lactuca sativa cultivar Salinas chromosome 8, Lsat_Salinas_v11, whole genome shotgun sequence DNA region contains:
- the LOC128127871 gene encoding uncharacterized protein LOC128127871, translated as MNCRPKLFHGNEGVVNLTRWIEKTESVFQISFCPDDCKVRFAACTFADATLTWWNSHVNTIGIDTANSMKWEELKTMLVEEYCPREEIHKLEQELWTLTMMGSEIKAYTARFNESPVIAITKRIAHQLTLIEIQGTEAVSRAESPKSRTNKCKFNRKNPKQSSEKRQEVATNYATTTAIPNQPKSSWCNQCNRHHPGDCFVCMKCKKKGHTASYCRSTTPATVDQKTNNGTGRGEGRKCYECGEVGHIKKECPKLRSQGGIERGRAFVIGSREVIQYPSVVSGMFLIDNFYASILFDSGADQSFITLTFRKLLSHKSIILKEIYEVEIANSQIEKTHEILENCLLTLNNYLFHVNLMPMPIGSFDIIIGMDWLSSHRAEILCHEKAIRLPLPNGEALIIYGDKSGKNLKVISCTKT; from the exons ATGAATTGCAGGCCAAAACTCTTTCATGGAAATGAAGGGGTAGTGAATTTGACAAGGTGGATAGAAAAGACAGAATCCGTCTTTCAAATAAGCTTTTGTCCAGATGATTGTAAAGTACGATTTGCAGCATGTACTTTCGCTGATGCAACacttacatggtggaatagccatgtgaaTACAATAGGAATTGATACTGCAAATTCCATGAAATGGGAGGAGCTAAAAACGATGctagtagaggagtattgtcctaGGGAGGAGATACATAAACTAGAACAAGAACTGTGGACCCTAACCATGATGGGTTCAGAGATAAAAGCTTATACCGCTAGATTTAATGAAAGTCCTGT CATCGCTATCACTAAGAGGATAGCTCATCAGCTAACCCTCATAGAGATCCAAGGAACAGAAGCGGTCTCAAGGGCTGAGTCTCCCAAATCTAGAACAAACAAGTGCAAGTTTAATAGGAAAAATCCCAAACAATCATCTGAGAAAAGACAAGAAGTGGCAACCAACTACGCAACCACAACAGCAATACCTAATCAACCAAAATCTTCATGGTGCAATCAGTGCAACCGTCATCATCCAGGTGACTGTTTTGTCTGcatgaagtgcaagaaaaaggggCATACTGCTAGTTACTGCAGGAGCACAACACCTGCAACAGTCGATCAAAAAACCAATAATGGGACAGGCCGTGGTGAAGGAAGAAAATGCTACGAGTGTGGGGAGGTTGGACATATCAAGAAAGAATGTCCAAAGTTAAGGAGTCAAGGAGGCATAGAACGTGGCAGGGCATTTGTGATTGGAAGCAGAGAGGTTATCCAGTACCCTTCGGTCGTATCTGGTATGTTTCTTATAGATAATTTTTATGCTTCTATACTCTTTGACTCTGGAGCAGATCAAAGTTTTATAACTCtgacatttagaaaattgttaagTCATAAGTCTATCatattaaaagaaatctatgaagTAGAAATCGCTAACAGTCAAATTGAGAAAACACATGAAATCCTAGAAAACTGTCTGTTAACTCTTAATAACTACCTTTTTCACGTCAACCTCATGCCAATGCCTATCGGTAGTTTTGATATtataattggcatggattggttatcttcACACCGCGCCGAAATTCTATGTCATGAGAAAGCTATACGACTACCCTTACCAAACGGGGAAGCTCTGATTATCTATGGCGATAAATCTGGGAAGAACCTCAAAGTCATCTCTTGTACTAAGACCTAG